Proteins encoded together in one Benincasa hispida cultivar B227 chromosome 1, ASM972705v1, whole genome shotgun sequence window:
- the LOC120070015 gene encoding cinnamyl alcohol dehydrogenase 1-like, which translates to MGSIEADRTVTGFAAKDPSGILSPYTYTLRNTGPQDVFIKVICCGICHSDLHQIKNELGMSNYPMVPGHEVVGEVVEIGSEVDRFSVGELVGVGCILGSCASCNPCISDKEQYCHKRIWTYNDVYHDGRPTQGGFSSAMVVHQKFVVRIPEGMSPEQAAPLLCAGVTVYSPLSHFGLKQSGLRGGILGLGGVGHMGVKVAKALGHHVTVISSSEKKREEALEHLGADEYLVSSNKAQMERAIDSLDYIIDTIPVSHPLEPYLSLLKLDGKLILMGVINTPLQFVSPLLMLGRKTITGSFIGSMTETQEVLDFFKEKELTSMIEVIKLDYINKAFERLEKNDVRYRFVVDVAGSKLPQ; encoded by the exons ATGGGCAGTATCGAAGCTGACAGAACTGTTACAGGCTTCGCCGCGAAAGACCCATCTGGGATTCTCTCTCCTTACACTTACACTCTCAG AAACACCGGCCCCCAAGATGTTTTCATCAAAGTCATTTGCTGTGGAATCTGTCACTCTGATCTTCACCAAATCAAGAATGAACTCGGCATGTCCAATTACCCCATGGTTCCTGG ACACGAAGTGGTCGGAGAAGTTGTGGAGATTGGATCGGAAGTGGATCGATTCAGTGTTGGGGAGTTAGTCGGAGTTGGGTGTATTCTTGGATCTTGTGCGAGTTGTAATCCTTGTATTTCCGATAAGGAGCAGTACTGTCACAAGAGAATCTGGACCTATAACGATGTCTATCACGACGGCCGCCCTACCCAAGGCGGCTTCTCCTCCGCCATGGTCGTCCACCAAAA gtttgtTGTGAGAATCCCAGAAGGGATGTCGCCGGAGCAGGCGGCGCCGCTGCTATGCGCGGGAGTGACGGTGTACAGCCCGTTGAGTCACTTTGGACTGAAACAAAGTGGGCTAAGAGGCGGAATTTTGGGGCTGGGAGGCGTTGGGCATATGGGTGTGAAAGTGGCGAAGGCTTTGGGCCATCACGTGACGGTGATAAGCTCGTCGGAGAAGAAGAGGGAGGAGGCTCTGGAACATCTCGGTGCCGACGAGTACTTGGTCAGCTCCAACAAGGCTCAAATGGAACGAGCCATTGACTCGCTCGATTACATTATCGACACCATCCCTGTTTCTCATCCACTCGAACCTTATCTCTCACTGCTGAAACTCGACGGCAAATTGATCTTGATGGGTGTCATTAATACCCCATTGCAATTCGTTTCCCCTCTCCTCATGCTCG GAAGGAAGACGATTACAGGGAGCTTCATCGGAAGCATGACAGAAACACAAGAAGTATTGGATTTCTTCAAAGAGAAGGAGCTGACCTCCATGATTGAAGTGATAAAGCTTGATTACATAAACAAGGCTTTCGAGAGGTTGGAGAAGAATGATGTTAGATACAGGTTTGTCGTCGACGTTGCCGGAAGTAAGCTACCTCAGTGA
- the LOC120086041 gene encoding methylthioribose kinase: MAFSEFRPLDESSLIEYIKTVPSLSDKLGNKFDDIKIKEVGDGNLNFVYIVLGSSGSFVIKQALPYVRCIGESWPMTKERAYFEAVTLRKHGHLCPNHVPDVYHFDRTMSLIGMRYLEPPHIILRKGLIAGIKYPLLADHISEYMAKTLFGTSILYNSTTVHKESVAEFCGNVELCRLTEQVVFSDPYKVSEYNRWTSPYLDRDAEAVREDNDLKVEVAELKAKFIERTQALVHGDLHTGSIMVTQESTQVIDPEFAFYGPMGFDIGAFLGNLILAFFSQDGHVVEGNDRKAYKEWILKTIEETWNLFHKKFVGLWELHKDGPGEAYLPAIYNNPGLRQLVQNKYLTDLLHDSLGFGAAKMIRRIVGVAHVEDFESINDPSKRAGCERRALELAKLLMKKRRNFNSISQVISAIREIQ; encoded by the exons ATGGCCTTCTCCGAGTTCCGTCCGCTCGACGAGAGCTCCCTGATCGAGTACATTAAGACTGTTCCTTCATTGTCCGACAAGCTCGGCAATAAGTTCGATGACATTAAGATTAAGGAAGTCGGAGATGGCAACCTTAATTTCGTTTACATAGTCTTAGGCTCATCGGGTTCCTTCGTTATCAAGCAG GCTCTTCCTTACGTTCGTTGCATAGGGGAGTCAtggccaatgacaaaggaacgAGCATATTTTGAGGCAGTGACATTAAGAAAGCATGGACATTTGTGCCCAAATCATGTCCCTGATGTTTATCACTTTGATCGTACGATGTCGTTGATTGGCATGCGTTACTTGGAACCTCCTCATATAATCTTGAGGAAAGGTTTGATCGCTGGAATCAAGTATCCGTTGCTGGCAGATCACATATCAGAATACATGGCGAAGACTCTCTTTGGCACATCCATCCTTTATAATTCGACCACCGTGCACAAAGAATCTG TTGCCGAGTTCTGTGGGAATGTGGAGTTATGCAGACTCACTGAACAGGTCGTGTTTTCTGACCCGTACAAAGTGTCTGAATACAACCGTTGGACATCACCGTATCTTGATCGTGATGCCGAGGCTGTTAGAGAAGACAATGATTTGAAGGTTGAGGTTGCGGAGTTGAAAGCAAA gTTTATAGAGAGAACCCAGGCCCTTGTTCATGGAGATCTTCACACAGGGTCTATTATGGTCACGCAAGAATCAACTCAAGTCATCGATCCGGAGTTTGCATTCTATGGACCAATGGGTTTCGATATCGGAGCCTTTTTGGGGAACTTAATCTTGGCCTTCTTTTCACAAGATGGACATGTCGTGGAAGGTAACGATCGAAAG GCATACAAAGAGTGGATTTTGAAGACGATTGAAGAGACTTGGAATCTGTTTCATAAGAAGTTCGTGGGGCTCTGGGAGCTGCACAAAGATGGTCCTGGGGAGGCTTATCTCCCTGCCATTTACAACAACCCCGGGCTTCGGCAGCTGGTTcagaacaaatatttgaccgaCTTGTTACATGACAGCCTTGGTTTTGGAGCTGCTAAAATGATCAG GAGAATAGTGGGAGTGGCTCATGTGGAAGATTTTGAATCCATCAATGACCCGAGCAAGCGAGCGGGATGCGAAAGGCGAGCCCTTGAATTGGCTAAGCTACTTATGAAGAAAAGGCGAAATTTCAATTCCATTTCTCAGGTCATCTCTGCCATTCGTGAGATCCAATAA
- the LOC120086049 gene encoding LYR motif-containing protein At3g19508 — protein MEKALRIYGEVLRLVRRLPKDSRPYYAKYARENFVNYREVDANDAKSLEELFHRAYKHSLWVLNKYSVDGSAADKLKEICYS, from the exons ATGGAGAAGGCCCTGAGAATATACGGCGAAGTTTTGAGGTTAGTGCGGCGGTTACCTAAGGACTCGAGGCCTTACTACGCCAAGTACGCTCGAGAGAATTTCGTCAACTACAGAGAAGTCGATGCGAACGATGCCAAATCCCTAGAAGAACTCTTCCACAGAGCTTACAAGCACTCGCTTTGGGTTCTGAACAAG TATTCGGTGGATGGATCTGCGGCGGATAAACTGAAGGAGATCTGTTATAGTTAG